The Bacteroidota bacterium genome includes the window GGATATATGGTTTGGGCAAACTATACTTTTGTTAATGTATTTCAGTACCAGCCAGGACAAGTGCATTTTTGTACTGCTGATATTGGCTGGATTACCGGACATAGTTATATTGTTTACGGACCATTAAGCGCAGGAGCTACAAGCCTACTATTTGAAGGGATTCCAACTTATCCCGATGCAGGCAGGTTTTGGGAAATTGTAGATAAGTTTAACGTAAATATACTGTACACTGCCCCAACAGCAATTCGTAGTTTAATGGCTTACGGCCTTGATTCCTTAGCCGGGAAAAGCTTGGAAAGTTTAAAGGTGTTAGGTACTGTGGGAGAACCCATAAACGAAGAAGCTTGGCATTGGTATCATGAGCATATCGGGAAAAAGAATTGCCCTATCGTTGATACTTGGTGGCAAACTGAAACGGGCGGAATTTTAATTTCAAATATTGCTGGTGTAACGCCACACAAGCCTGCTCATGCAACTTTGCCGCTTCCCGGAGTTCAACCCTGTTTGTTGGATGAAAAAGGAAATGAACTTGTTGGAAACAATGTGAGTGGTAATTTATGCTTAAAATTTCCTTGGCCGGGAATGTTGCGCACTACTTATGGTGACCACGAACGCTGCCGTGTAAATTATTTCGCAACTTATGAAAATTTATACTTTACCGGAGATGGTTGTTTGCGCGACGAAAGTGGAAATTACCGTATTACCGGTCGTGTTGACGATGTGCTGAATGTGAGCGGTCACCGCATTGGTACTGCAGAAGTTGAAAACGCAATCAACATGCATGCTGGTGTAGTTGAAAGTGCTGTGGTGGGCTATCCTCATGATATTAAGGGACAAGGAATTTATGCTTATGTAATTTATAATGGGCATCATGGTGACTTAAACTTGGCGAAACAAGACATTTCCCTCACTGTTTCGAAAATAATTGGAGCCATTGCAAAACCCGATAAAATTCAGTTTGTAAGCGGTTTGCCAAAAACACGAAGCGGGAAAATTATGCGTCGAATATTACGTAAAATAGCAGAGGGCGAAACCTCCAATTTAGGCGATACCAGTACTTTGCTTGACCCTGCTGTTGTGGATGAAATAAGGTCAGGGAAAGTGTGATGTGTTATTCAAAACCCACCTTCATTAGTTTAAACATTCGCCCCCTGTCGGAATAAATCAGTAGTTCGTTGGGTAGGGTTTGCAAGAATATTTTAGGTCGAGGATACATCGGCTTTTCGGTGGGCGGTAATAAGGAGCGGCGTTTCATCGTGCCTTGTGCATCCAATGTTACCAATACACAGGTTGATTTTCGAACACCTCCAAAAATTCTATATTCTCTTGGGTTGGCAATAGTTAAGTTTCGTGAATTGTCGTTGAAAATTATGTTTGCCGTGCTTCCCGAAATTGCGAGCGAATAGCTGCTATATGGGCCTTTATCGTTAACAGTCACTTGTGTTTTGGGAACCATTTTAACCCAATTTATTTTACCGGCAGTATCAATTGAAGCAACTATTAAATCGTTAAAATTATAGTAATAATCCGTTGAGGTATACCTTCCATTATAACTGACATAAGTTTGTACATAACGCTGTTCGGCAACCATAAAAGCTCCGCCATCGCTTCGTTCGAGCAAGTGATTAATTTTAAACTGCCTCAGCTCCTCTCCTCTTTTAGCTTTACTAACCGACATCACATTCTGTAAAAATCCCTTTTCAAAATCCTTGAACCCTTTTGATTTTACCTCTCGT containing:
- the acs gene encoding acetate--CoA ligase → MSYPYQLKTLQEYEAAYKKSVDQPEEFWASVAANFLWKKKWNKVLDWNFKAPKITWFEGAKLNITENCLDRHLAKNGNTTALLWESNNPSEAARKISYNELHQLVCKFGNVLKNNGVKKGDRVCIYMGMIPELAIAVLACARIGAVHSVVFGGFSAQSISDRLQDAKAEFVITCDGAFRGAKAIPLKEIIDDALVSCDFVKRVIVCERTDTPVSMIKGRDVWWKDEMENASADCPAEEMDAEDLLFILYTSGSTGKPKGVVHTCAGYMVWANYTFVNVFQYQPGQVHFCTADIGWITGHSYIVYGPLSAGATSLLFEGIPTYPDAGRFWEIVDKFNVNILYTAPTAIRSLMAYGLDSLAGKSLESLKVLGTVGEPINEEAWHWYHEHIGKKNCPIVDTWWQTETGGILISNIAGVTPHKPAHATLPLPGVQPCLLDEKGNELVGNNVSGNLCLKFPWPGMLRTTYGDHERCRVNYFATYENLYFTGDGCLRDESGNYRITGRVDDVLNVSGHRIGTAEVENAINMHAGVVESAVVGYPHDIKGQGIYAYVIYNGHHGDLNLAKQDISLTVSKIIGAIAKPDKIQFVSGLPKTRSGKIMRRILRKIAEGETSNLGDTSTLLDPAVVDEIRSGKV